One Oryza brachyantha chromosome 3, ObraRS2, whole genome shotgun sequence DNA segment encodes these proteins:
- the LOC102711239 gene encoding auxin-responsive protein IAA12-like, translating to MEAAVGYADNLKATELRLGLPGTADDDHRLPLASTPRGKKRAAEDDAASSADEQDAVEAAPPVAKAQVVGWPPVRSYRKSCFQAAASKSKAAVSCNNKDEPTTKNAAQAPAAAAANGSLVKVSMDGAPYLRKIDLRMYKGYRELREALEAMFVCFSGGAADSANPSEFAVTYQDKDGDLMLVGDVPFEMFTSTCKKLRIMKRSEATGLGSPRQMKI from the exons ATGGAAGCCGCCGTGGGGTACGCCGACAACCTCAAGGCCACCGAGCTCAGGCTCGGCCTGCCGGGGACAGCAGACGACGACCACCGCCTGCCGTTGGCGTCGACGCCTAGGGGCAAGAAGCGCGCCGCGGAGGACGACGCCGCCAGCAGCGCCGACGAGCAGgacgccgtcgaggccgcACCGCCGGTAGCCAA GGCTCAAGTGGTCGGGTGGCCGCCGGTGAGGTCGTACAGGAAGAGCTGCTtccaggcggcggcgagcaagaGCAAGGCCGCCGTGAGCTGCAACAACAAAGACGAGCCCACCACCAAGAACGCGGCGCaggctccggccgccgccgccgccaacgggTCACTGGTGAAGGTGAGCATGGACGGGGCGCCGTACCTGAGGAAGATCGACCTGAGGATGTACAAGGGGTATAGGGAGCTGAGGGAGGCCCTGGAGGCCATGTTCGTCTGcttctccggcggcgccgccgactccgCCAACCCGTCGGAGTTCGCCGTCACCTACCAGGACAAGGACGGCGACTTGATGCTCGTCGGCGACGTGCCATTCGA AATGTTCACCAGCACATGCAAGAAGCTGAGGATCATGAAGAGATCTGAAGCCACAGGGCTAGGATCACCAAGGCAAATGAAGATCTAA
- the LOC102710960 gene encoding auxin-responsive protein IAA11-like, with protein MAGLGFDETELRLGLPGGGEAARSSGKRGFAETVDLKLKLQLASAPAAPADERDDEEEKEQAAHDAAPPPAADGKTTMKRSPSQSSVVTAQPDPEKPRAPKAQAVGWPPVRSFRKNVLADKADKAAAAAMVKVSMDGAPYLRKIDLRMYRSYKDLSMALHNMFTIGSSNDGKLKDVDGPEFVSTYEDKDGDWMLVGDVPWDMFVDSCKRLRIMKGSEAIGLAPRAMEKRKSRN; from the exons ATGGCGGGCCTCGGGTTCGATGAGACCGAGCTCCGGCTCggcctccccggcggcggggaggccgcGAGGAGCTCCGGCAAGAGGGGCTTCGCCGAGACCGTCGACCTCAAGCTCAAGCTGCAGCTGGCGTCCGCACCTGCAGCCCCGGCGGACGAGCGCGATGACGAGGAGGAGAAAGAACAGGCGGCCCAcgacgcggcgccgccgccggccgccgacgGGAAGACGACGATGAAGAGGTCGCCGAGCCAGAGCAGCGTGGTCACCGCACAGCCGGACCCCGAGAAGCCGCGCGCGCCCAA GGCGCAGGCGGTTGGGTGGCCGCCGGTCAGGTCGTTCAGGAAGAACGTGCTCGCCGACAAAGCTgacaaggcggcggcggcggcgatggtgaaGGTGAGCATGGACGGCGCGCCGTACCTGAGGAAGATCGACCTGAGGATGTACAGGAGCTACAAGGACCTGTCCATGGCGCTCCACAACATGTTCACCATCG GCTCCAGCAACGACGGCAAGCTCAAGGATGTCGACGGGCCGGAGTTCGTGTCGACGTACGAGGACAAGGACGGCGACTGGATGCTCGTCGGCGACGTGCCATGGGA TATGTTCGTCGACTCGTGCAAACGCCTCCGGATCATGAAAGGATCAGAAGCCATTGGCCTCG